In Crassostrea angulata isolate pt1a10 chromosome 6, ASM2561291v2, whole genome shotgun sequence, a genomic segment contains:
- the LOC128189305 gene encoding lens fiber major intrinsic protein-like, with translation MKLKEYFASVKGEIQERHFWKSVRCEFLGTLLYVLFGCAATVTWDRDKVDPNRILRISSSFGLIEFVLVSALSHASSSQFNPAVTLSLLCTKYITLFRATCYVFVQLVAALLSSAVLYGLVPEYSRQNLAVNEVNPGVSHAQAFGIEFLGTFIFVFSYFSSLRRKNEKLEPKALPCGVSIAAAHLFAAEATVCGINPARSLAPAIFHNAWSNHWIFWIGPFLGGIVGAFTFEYTRDCSIELRDPQTGTAHQLVYSLHNKEDVASSMSLNTEVPVEQNEIVDEL, from the exons ATGAAGCTGAAAGAGTACTTTGCAAGTGTAAAGGGAGAAATACAAGAACGCCATTTTTGGAAGAGTGTTCGTTGTGAATTTTTGGGAACGTTGTTATACGTATTGTTTGGATGCGCGGCGACGGTCACGTGGGACCGGGATAAAGTAGACCCCAATAGGATTCTACGAATTAGTTCCAGTTTTGGACTCATTGAATTCGTGTTGGTCTCTGCTCTTAGCCACGCTAGTAGTTCACAATTTAACCCCGCAGTTACTCTTTCCTTGCTCTGCACGAAATACATTACCCTGTTCAGAGCAACATGTTACGTCTTTGTGCAACTTGTTGCTGCGTTGCTATCCTCTGCTGTCCTTTATGGACTGGTGCCCGAGTACTCTCGTCAGAATTTGGCCGTGAACGAGGTTAACCCGGGGGTGTCCCACGCTCAAGCGTTCGGTATTGAGTTCCTTGGGACCTTCATATTTGTGTTTTCTTATTTCTCGTCCCTAAGAAGGAAAAACGAAAAGCTTGAGCCAAAGGCTCTTCCATGTGGGGTCTCTATTGCCGCTGCTCATCTGTTTGCG GCCGAGGCAACAGTCTGTGGTATCAATCCAGCGCGGAGCCTGGCGCCGGCAATCTTCCATAATGCTTGGTCCAACCACTGG ATATTTTGGATAGGACCTTTTCTTGGTGGTATCGTCGGTGCTTTTACATTCGAATACACTCGGGACTGTTCGATAGAGCTGAGAGATCCGCAGACTGGTACGGCCCACCAACTGGTGTACAGTCTCCACAACAAAGAGGACGTAGCCAGCAGTATGTCTCTCAACACCGAGGTGCCAGTAGAACAGAACGAGATCGTAGACGAACTCTAG
- the LOC128188750 gene encoding trafficking protein particle complex subunit 8-like isoform X2 produces MALCKQTAHEFIQNTFSPAVAVLCSPDAEVLCQKNNLTFVELVQPFCRLTTEVHIRDPNNIPHTIKNLKITMRDMNMQLPQAVTARKMMNDVVASTQPQLAEGGRGNVVTFGSYDLQLSASTPWYEAYRDTFLKVLPPSDHEFLSHCLSCIFVVSSGHSDPITAFNSLSSNQHQQQTQFPTKMPRWFCPGILKYYVLLHDVVEGEDAKAEAVYQSMKSTFGGQNCHLLHINSRSLHTAESMHTDLPDPWSQFLNKNNSESNSEGAEYDTGSSSVVDDAFPSKVSEGAIENSTLTGPILSNSSLVDMSPDSGEGTASSGSLASETFDHPLSEPSLDSMNHIESPLSQDRSYDPELNHSSSKAKLTDRRQGGHGICLTTSDQDRIKIFMHELCVRALIPWTERQMKILNEQHASRKGISKSLFSATKRWFGGNKPTGQVAANQNTTVVYTSDAPELQMRRLGDLAFLFQMYDFAYNTYHAAKRDFNNDHAWLHYAGALEMACISMFMSGNPREQKYPFHYMESAITTYLQSCKNPLYATRATLVSTEALKGRKMYNEAALQFIKLTSEDSDLRSALLLEQAAHCYINMEVPKVRKYAFHMILAGHRYSKSGQRKHALRSYSQALQVYKGKNWALAEDHINFTLGRQSLNLKQLDNATAAFKHLLTENSKQIPSQQNAFLREYLFVYKQLLSQEVSNYGSVHSSSLPELPIPVLDNNATKVLVGHKPQHNQDKSGHIGYDYSESNHPRWAALEEALVSSANNGIIPVTHRPTIQCFTNKTDNRFNPVAYVGEPVTVELFLVNPLKVVLVLNEVTLLWSFLPSIPGQEKPQLITNEVFSSVKNTLANEIIHTQVIDEIVLPGSERSPIQFTLTPHQTGELRIVGICYNLSSSLTDDRNIKPSPANTVFVRGKQRLDVQGPRLNNTKEEKSSKAYGPDRRLDLVVQPEMPQLQVSFCNFPKSLLCGEVHAVMLQFTNIGTSPLHKLKLATSTPEFITLGGHGELPKFPCVYQSVSEVSGEETKCCCNTKDKVSSVMDIPLPNRTLQPKNTVSVPAWVRGNDIGGVHDVHFMFYYEPVTTNTPKVRHRLQRHTAVINTLESLSVRSVARRANSAHQNSAAQGSCVISCEMENISQVQTNRAYVKEIQVNQVSCASDLWSIKYLNSQDKSDITVGCRETMHLCLKATKSASNLDSVLGKQSVIFSDVSFSDQQISSAMTPCADFFLRSKSHNNVEDSTQNKVGNRGEKNFSDLNCAIQLGMTLIILWKACVIAEDGEVQIKVGQHHVIIKKIDTIFTSYPFFIIPTEKPPVRFTKTWEEQENPRPEAEVTTQMVDINFSHQAQVPHNFQNNKLAIVPVTLLLRNCTKTSLDILVDTSKSPDRLNNRTEEKFVNPEAHHLTSFSWVSQTLTKVNLDANQQRAVHMTACFSKPGIYNVNRLSVFVTYNKDASEMVLQKHPSPSVVVVEDVSTE; encoded by the exons ATGGCGCTGTGCAAGCAAACAGCCCACGAGTTTATCCAGAACACGTTCAGCCCAGCAGTGGCTGTGCTGTGTAGCCCGGATGCCGAGGTGTTGTGTCAAAAGAACAACTTGACTTTCGTTGAGTTGGTGCAACCGTTTTGTCGCCTCACAACAGAGG TTCACATCAGAGATCCAAATAACATTCCTCACACTATCAAGAACCTGAAGATTACAATGCGGGACATGAACATGCAACTTCCCCAGGCAGTGACAGCCAGGAAGATGATGAATGATGTGGTGGCCAGTACTCAACCCCAGTTGGCTGAAGGGGGCAGGGGAAATGTGGTCACTTTTGGGAGTTACGACTTACAGTTATCAG CATCAACACCATGGTATGAAGCCTACAGAGACACTTTCCTGAAAGTTCTACCACCAAGTGACCATGAATTTCTGAGCCATTGTTTAAGTT GTATATTTGTGGTGTCCTCTGGCCACTCGGACCCAATCACTGCCTTCAACTCCCTCTCCTCCAATCAGCATCAGCAGCAGACTCAGTTCCCGACCAAGATGCCCCGCTGGTTCTGTCCCGGGATCCTCAAGTATTACGTGCTGCTCCATGACGTAGTAGAGGGGGAAGATGCTAA GGCAGAAGCTGTGTATCAGAGTATGAAGTCAACTTTCGGTGGCCAGAACTGCCATCTCCTGCACATAAACTCGCGGAGTCTACACACGGCAGAAAGCATGCATACAGACCTCCCTGATCCATGGAGCCAGTTCCTCAACAAGAATAATTCAGAATCAAACAGC GAGGGAGCAGAATATGACACGGGGAGCAGCAGTGTAGTTGATGATGCCTTTCCCTCCAAGGTGTCTGAGGGGGCAATAGAGAACTCCACCCTGACAGGACCCATCCTGTCCAACAGTAGCCTGGTTGACATGTCCCCAGACTCGGGGGAGGGCACAG CATCCTCAGGGTCTCTGGCCAGTGAGACGTTTGACCACCCCCTGTCTGAACCTTCCCTGGACAGCATGAACCACATAGAGAGCCCCCTCTCCCAGGACAGGAGCTACGACCCAGAATTGAACCACTCATCTTCCAAGGCTAAACTGACTGACCGGAGACAAGGGGGCCACGGGATATGTCTGACCACCAGTGACCAAGACAGAATCAAGATCTTCATGCATGAGCTGTGTGTGCGGGCTCTCATTCCGTGGACCGAGAGACAAATGAAGATACTTAATGAACAG CATGCTTCAAGGAAAGGTATTAGCAAATCTTTATTCAGTGCCACTAAACGATGGTTTGGTGGAAATAAACCTACAGGGCAGGTTGCAGCAAATCAGAATACTACTGTTGT GTACACCAGTGATGCTCCAGAGTTACAGATGAGGAGACTAGGGGATCTTGCTTTCCTGTTCCAGATGTATGATTTTGCTTACAACACTTATCATGCAGCCAAGCGTGACTTCAATAATGACCATGCATGGTTGCATTATGCAGGGGCATTG GAAATGGCCTGTATATCAATGTTTATGAGTGGAAATCCTAGAGAACAGAAATACCCTTTCCATTATATGGAGTCTGCCATAACAACGTATCTCCAGTCTTgcaa AAATCCATTATATGCAACAAGGGCAACACTTGTGAGTACTGAAGCTCTCAAAGGTAGAAAAATGTACAATGAAGCAGCTCTGCAGTTCATCAAGCTGACTAGTGAG GATTCAGATTTACGGAGTGCTCTTCTCTTGGAACAAGCTGCTCATTGCTACATTAATATGGAGGTTCCAAAGGTCAGAAAGTACGCCTTCCACATGATATTGGCGGGCCATCGGTACAGCAAGTCTGGACAGAGGAAGCACGCCCTCAGGTCGTACTCCCAGGCCCTGCAGGTGTATAAAGGCAAAAACTGGGCGCTGGCGGAG GATCATATAAACTTCACTCTGGGAAGACAGTCCCTTAATTTGAAACAGTTAGATAATGCTACTGCAGCTTTCAAGCACCTACTAACAGAGAATAGTAAACAGATTCCTAGTCAACAAAATGCTTTTTTAAGAGAATACCTTTTTGTGTACAAG CAACTTTTGAGTCAAGAAGTGTCCAATTATGGCAGTGTTCATTCCAGTTCTTTACCTGAGCTGCCAATCCCCGTGCTTGACAACAATGCAACAAAAGTCCTTGTAGGCCACAAACCCCAGCACAACCAAG ATAAATCTGGACACATAGGCTATGACTACAGTGAAAGTAACCACCCACGGTGGGCGGCGCTGGAGGAGGCTCTGGTCTCGTCCGCTAACAACGGCATCATTCCCGTCACCCACAGACCAACAATCCAGTGCTTTACAAACAAAACAGACAACAGGTTTAACCCTGTGGCATACGTGGGAG AACCGGTCACGGTTGAGCTGTTTCTGGTAAACCCCCTTAAGGTGGTTCTGGTGCTGAATGAGGTCACACTTCTGTGGAGTTTCCTCCCCTCCATCCCTGGGCAGGAAAAGCCCCAACTCATCACCAATGAAGTCTTTTCTTCTGTGAAG AATACTCTTGCCAATGAAATAATCCACACACAAGTGATTGATGAAATAGTGCTACCAGGAAGTGAACGATCTCCA ATACAATTCACCTTGACCCCACACCAGACTGGGGAGCTGAGGATTGTCGGTATTTGTTACAATCTCTCCAGTTCCCTGACTGATGACCGGAACATTAAACCGTCCCCAGCTAACACGGTGTTTGTCCGGGGGAAGCAGAGACTGGACGTACAGGGACCCAGGCTTAACAACACCAAGGAGGAGAAATCCAGCAAAGCGTACGGGCCGGACCGCAGGCTGGACCTGGTGGTACAGCCAGAGATGCCTCAGCTACAG GTTTCATTTTGCAATTTTCCTAAAAGTTTGCTGTGTGGTGAAGTACATGCAGTGATGTTACAGTTTACAAACATTGGGACTAGTCCTCTACATAAACTGAAACTAGCCACTTCTACCCCGGAGTTTATAACCCTAGGGGGTCATGGAGAACTTCCCAAGTTTCCCTGTGTGTATCAGAGTGTTAGTGAGGTATCGGGTGAAGAGACAAAGTGTTGTTGCAATACAAAGGACAAGGTTTCTAGTGTGATGGACATTCCGTTACCTAACCGGACACTCCAGCCAAAGAATACGGTGTCGGTGCCTGCTTGGGTCAGAGGGAATGACATAGGGGGCGTACATGACgtacattttatgttttattatgaACCTGTGACGACCAACACCCCGAAAGTCAG ACATAGACTACAGAGACACACAGCAGTCATCAACACGCTAGAGTCCCTCAGTGTGAGGTCAGTGGCCCGGCGAGCAAACAGTGCTCACCAGAACTCAGCCGCCCAGGGAAGCTGTGTCATCTCTTGTGAAATGGAAAACATTAGTCAG GTGCAGACCAACAGGGCCTATGTCAAGGAGATTCAGGTGAACCAGGTGTCCTGTGCCAGTGACCTGTGGTCAATCAAGTACCTCAACTCTCAGGACAAGTCAG ATATTACAGTGGGCTGCAGGGAGACAATGCATCTATGCTTGAAAGCCACAAAGAGTGCTAGTAACTTGG ATTCTGTGCTGGGTAAACAGTCTGTGATATTTAGTGATGTCTCCTTTAGTGATCAGCAA ATAAGTAGCGCTATGACACCTTGTGCCGATTTCTTTCTGAGATCAAAGTCACACAATAATGTTGAAGATTCTACGCAAAATAAAGTTGGAAACAGAGGGGAGAAAAACTTCAGCGACTTAAACTGTGCCATCCAGCTAGGAATGACACTTATCATCCTTTGGAAG GCTTGTGTAATAGCAGAAGACGGGGAGGTCCAAATTAAAGTCGGTCAGCACCATGTCATCATCAAAAAGATAGACACCATATTCACTTCGTATCCATTCTTTATT ATTCCCACTGAGAAACCCCCTGTACGCTTTACAAAAACCTGGGAAGAACAGGAGAATCCAAGGCCAGAGGCCGAGGTCACTACACAAATGGTGGACATTAACTTCAGCCACCAGGCCCAAGTACCGCATAACTTCCAAAACAACAA ATTAGCCATTGTTCCAGTTACATTGTTACTGAGGAACTGCACAAAAACCTCCCTAGATATTTTAGTTGATACTAGCAAGTCACCAGACAG GCTAAACAACAGAACAGAGGAGAAATTTGTGAATCCTGAAGCTCATCATTTGACAAGTTTTAGCTGGGTCTCCCAGACATTAACCAAAGTAAACTTAGATGCAAATCAGCAACGAGCTGTCCACATGACGGCATGTTTCAGCAAGCCAGGTATTTACAATGTCAATCGGCTGTCTGTGTTTGTGACTTACAACAAGGACGCCTCAGAAATGGTTCTACAGAAACATCCATCACCAAGTGTTGTTGTTGTGGAGGATGTTTCAACAGAGTGA
- the LOC128188750 gene encoding trafficking protein particle complex subunit 8-like isoform X1 codes for MALCKQTAHEFIQNTFSPAVAVLCSPDAEVLCQKNNLTFVELVQPFCRLTTEVHIRDPNNIPHTIKNLKITMRDMNMQLPQAVTARKMMNDVVASTQPQLAEGGRGNVVTFGSYDLQLSASTPWYEAYRDTFLKVLPPSDHEFLSHCLSCIFVVSSGHSDPITAFNSLSSNQHQQQTQFPTKMPRWFCPGILKYYVLLHDVVEGEDAKAEAVYQSMKSTFGGQNCHLLHINSRSLHTAESMHTDLPDPWSQFLNKNNSESNSRKRNKARYYIAWEGAEYDTGSSSVVDDAFPSKVSEGAIENSTLTGPILSNSSLVDMSPDSGEGTASSGSLASETFDHPLSEPSLDSMNHIESPLSQDRSYDPELNHSSSKAKLTDRRQGGHGICLTTSDQDRIKIFMHELCVRALIPWTERQMKILNEQHASRKGISKSLFSATKRWFGGNKPTGQVAANQNTTVVYTSDAPELQMRRLGDLAFLFQMYDFAYNTYHAAKRDFNNDHAWLHYAGALEMACISMFMSGNPREQKYPFHYMESAITTYLQSCKNPLYATRATLVSTEALKGRKMYNEAALQFIKLTSEDSDLRSALLLEQAAHCYINMEVPKVRKYAFHMILAGHRYSKSGQRKHALRSYSQALQVYKGKNWALAEDHINFTLGRQSLNLKQLDNATAAFKHLLTENSKQIPSQQNAFLREYLFVYKQLLSQEVSNYGSVHSSSLPELPIPVLDNNATKVLVGHKPQHNQDKSGHIGYDYSESNHPRWAALEEALVSSANNGIIPVTHRPTIQCFTNKTDNRFNPVAYVGEPVTVELFLVNPLKVVLVLNEVTLLWSFLPSIPGQEKPQLITNEVFSSVKNTLANEIIHTQVIDEIVLPGSERSPIQFTLTPHQTGELRIVGICYNLSSSLTDDRNIKPSPANTVFVRGKQRLDVQGPRLNNTKEEKSSKAYGPDRRLDLVVQPEMPQLQVSFCNFPKSLLCGEVHAVMLQFTNIGTSPLHKLKLATSTPEFITLGGHGELPKFPCVYQSVSEVSGEETKCCCNTKDKVSSVMDIPLPNRTLQPKNTVSVPAWVRGNDIGGVHDVHFMFYYEPVTTNTPKVRHRLQRHTAVINTLESLSVRSVARRANSAHQNSAAQGSCVISCEMENISQVQTNRAYVKEIQVNQVSCASDLWSIKYLNSQDKSDITVGCRETMHLCLKATKSASNLDSVLGKQSVIFSDVSFSDQQISSAMTPCADFFLRSKSHNNVEDSTQNKVGNRGEKNFSDLNCAIQLGMTLIILWKACVIAEDGEVQIKVGQHHVIIKKIDTIFTSYPFFIIPTEKPPVRFTKTWEEQENPRPEAEVTTQMVDINFSHQAQVPHNFQNNKLAIVPVTLLLRNCTKTSLDILVDTSKSPDRLNNRTEEKFVNPEAHHLTSFSWVSQTLTKVNLDANQQRAVHMTACFSKPGIYNVNRLSVFVTYNKDASEMVLQKHPSPSVVVVEDVSTE; via the exons ATGGCGCTGTGCAAGCAAACAGCCCACGAGTTTATCCAGAACACGTTCAGCCCAGCAGTGGCTGTGCTGTGTAGCCCGGATGCCGAGGTGTTGTGTCAAAAGAACAACTTGACTTTCGTTGAGTTGGTGCAACCGTTTTGTCGCCTCACAACAGAGG TTCACATCAGAGATCCAAATAACATTCCTCACACTATCAAGAACCTGAAGATTACAATGCGGGACATGAACATGCAACTTCCCCAGGCAGTGACAGCCAGGAAGATGATGAATGATGTGGTGGCCAGTACTCAACCCCAGTTGGCTGAAGGGGGCAGGGGAAATGTGGTCACTTTTGGGAGTTACGACTTACAGTTATCAG CATCAACACCATGGTATGAAGCCTACAGAGACACTTTCCTGAAAGTTCTACCACCAAGTGACCATGAATTTCTGAGCCATTGTTTAAGTT GTATATTTGTGGTGTCCTCTGGCCACTCGGACCCAATCACTGCCTTCAACTCCCTCTCCTCCAATCAGCATCAGCAGCAGACTCAGTTCCCGACCAAGATGCCCCGCTGGTTCTGTCCCGGGATCCTCAAGTATTACGTGCTGCTCCATGACGTAGTAGAGGGGGAAGATGCTAA GGCAGAAGCTGTGTATCAGAGTATGAAGTCAACTTTCGGTGGCCAGAACTGCCATCTCCTGCACATAAACTCGCGGAGTCTACACACGGCAGAAAGCATGCATACAGACCTCCCTGATCCATGGAGCCAGTTCCTCAACAAGAATAATTCAGAATCAAACAGC AGAAAGCGAAACAAAGCTAGGTATTACATAGCCTGG GAGGGAGCAGAATATGACACGGGGAGCAGCAGTGTAGTTGATGATGCCTTTCCCTCCAAGGTGTCTGAGGGGGCAATAGAGAACTCCACCCTGACAGGACCCATCCTGTCCAACAGTAGCCTGGTTGACATGTCCCCAGACTCGGGGGAGGGCACAG CATCCTCAGGGTCTCTGGCCAGTGAGACGTTTGACCACCCCCTGTCTGAACCTTCCCTGGACAGCATGAACCACATAGAGAGCCCCCTCTCCCAGGACAGGAGCTACGACCCAGAATTGAACCACTCATCTTCCAAGGCTAAACTGACTGACCGGAGACAAGGGGGCCACGGGATATGTCTGACCACCAGTGACCAAGACAGAATCAAGATCTTCATGCATGAGCTGTGTGTGCGGGCTCTCATTCCGTGGACCGAGAGACAAATGAAGATACTTAATGAACAG CATGCTTCAAGGAAAGGTATTAGCAAATCTTTATTCAGTGCCACTAAACGATGGTTTGGTGGAAATAAACCTACAGGGCAGGTTGCAGCAAATCAGAATACTACTGTTGT GTACACCAGTGATGCTCCAGAGTTACAGATGAGGAGACTAGGGGATCTTGCTTTCCTGTTCCAGATGTATGATTTTGCTTACAACACTTATCATGCAGCCAAGCGTGACTTCAATAATGACCATGCATGGTTGCATTATGCAGGGGCATTG GAAATGGCCTGTATATCAATGTTTATGAGTGGAAATCCTAGAGAACAGAAATACCCTTTCCATTATATGGAGTCTGCCATAACAACGTATCTCCAGTCTTgcaa AAATCCATTATATGCAACAAGGGCAACACTTGTGAGTACTGAAGCTCTCAAAGGTAGAAAAATGTACAATGAAGCAGCTCTGCAGTTCATCAAGCTGACTAGTGAG GATTCAGATTTACGGAGTGCTCTTCTCTTGGAACAAGCTGCTCATTGCTACATTAATATGGAGGTTCCAAAGGTCAGAAAGTACGCCTTCCACATGATATTGGCGGGCCATCGGTACAGCAAGTCTGGACAGAGGAAGCACGCCCTCAGGTCGTACTCCCAGGCCCTGCAGGTGTATAAAGGCAAAAACTGGGCGCTGGCGGAG GATCATATAAACTTCACTCTGGGAAGACAGTCCCTTAATTTGAAACAGTTAGATAATGCTACTGCAGCTTTCAAGCACCTACTAACAGAGAATAGTAAACAGATTCCTAGTCAACAAAATGCTTTTTTAAGAGAATACCTTTTTGTGTACAAG CAACTTTTGAGTCAAGAAGTGTCCAATTATGGCAGTGTTCATTCCAGTTCTTTACCTGAGCTGCCAATCCCCGTGCTTGACAACAATGCAACAAAAGTCCTTGTAGGCCACAAACCCCAGCACAACCAAG ATAAATCTGGACACATAGGCTATGACTACAGTGAAAGTAACCACCCACGGTGGGCGGCGCTGGAGGAGGCTCTGGTCTCGTCCGCTAACAACGGCATCATTCCCGTCACCCACAGACCAACAATCCAGTGCTTTACAAACAAAACAGACAACAGGTTTAACCCTGTGGCATACGTGGGAG AACCGGTCACGGTTGAGCTGTTTCTGGTAAACCCCCTTAAGGTGGTTCTGGTGCTGAATGAGGTCACACTTCTGTGGAGTTTCCTCCCCTCCATCCCTGGGCAGGAAAAGCCCCAACTCATCACCAATGAAGTCTTTTCTTCTGTGAAG AATACTCTTGCCAATGAAATAATCCACACACAAGTGATTGATGAAATAGTGCTACCAGGAAGTGAACGATCTCCA ATACAATTCACCTTGACCCCACACCAGACTGGGGAGCTGAGGATTGTCGGTATTTGTTACAATCTCTCCAGTTCCCTGACTGATGACCGGAACATTAAACCGTCCCCAGCTAACACGGTGTTTGTCCGGGGGAAGCAGAGACTGGACGTACAGGGACCCAGGCTTAACAACACCAAGGAGGAGAAATCCAGCAAAGCGTACGGGCCGGACCGCAGGCTGGACCTGGTGGTACAGCCAGAGATGCCTCAGCTACAG GTTTCATTTTGCAATTTTCCTAAAAGTTTGCTGTGTGGTGAAGTACATGCAGTGATGTTACAGTTTACAAACATTGGGACTAGTCCTCTACATAAACTGAAACTAGCCACTTCTACCCCGGAGTTTATAACCCTAGGGGGTCATGGAGAACTTCCCAAGTTTCCCTGTGTGTATCAGAGTGTTAGTGAGGTATCGGGTGAAGAGACAAAGTGTTGTTGCAATACAAAGGACAAGGTTTCTAGTGTGATGGACATTCCGTTACCTAACCGGACACTCCAGCCAAAGAATACGGTGTCGGTGCCTGCTTGGGTCAGAGGGAATGACATAGGGGGCGTACATGACgtacattttatgttttattatgaACCTGTGACGACCAACACCCCGAAAGTCAG ACATAGACTACAGAGACACACAGCAGTCATCAACACGCTAGAGTCCCTCAGTGTGAGGTCAGTGGCCCGGCGAGCAAACAGTGCTCACCAGAACTCAGCCGCCCAGGGAAGCTGTGTCATCTCTTGTGAAATGGAAAACATTAGTCAG GTGCAGACCAACAGGGCCTATGTCAAGGAGATTCAGGTGAACCAGGTGTCCTGTGCCAGTGACCTGTGGTCAATCAAGTACCTCAACTCTCAGGACAAGTCAG ATATTACAGTGGGCTGCAGGGAGACAATGCATCTATGCTTGAAAGCCACAAAGAGTGCTAGTAACTTGG ATTCTGTGCTGGGTAAACAGTCTGTGATATTTAGTGATGTCTCCTTTAGTGATCAGCAA ATAAGTAGCGCTATGACACCTTGTGCCGATTTCTTTCTGAGATCAAAGTCACACAATAATGTTGAAGATTCTACGCAAAATAAAGTTGGAAACAGAGGGGAGAAAAACTTCAGCGACTTAAACTGTGCCATCCAGCTAGGAATGACACTTATCATCCTTTGGAAG GCTTGTGTAATAGCAGAAGACGGGGAGGTCCAAATTAAAGTCGGTCAGCACCATGTCATCATCAAAAAGATAGACACCATATTCACTTCGTATCCATTCTTTATT ATTCCCACTGAGAAACCCCCTGTACGCTTTACAAAAACCTGGGAAGAACAGGAGAATCCAAGGCCAGAGGCCGAGGTCACTACACAAATGGTGGACATTAACTTCAGCCACCAGGCCCAAGTACCGCATAACTTCCAAAACAACAA ATTAGCCATTGTTCCAGTTACATTGTTACTGAGGAACTGCACAAAAACCTCCCTAGATATTTTAGTTGATACTAGCAAGTCACCAGACAG GCTAAACAACAGAACAGAGGAGAAATTTGTGAATCCTGAAGCTCATCATTTGACAAGTTTTAGCTGGGTCTCCCAGACATTAACCAAAGTAAACTTAGATGCAAATCAGCAACGAGCTGTCCACATGACGGCATGTTTCAGCAAGCCAGGTATTTACAATGTCAATCGGCTGTCTGTGTTTGTGACTTACAACAAGGACGCCTCAGAAATGGTTCTACAGAAACATCCATCACCAAGTGTTGTTGTTGTGGAGGATGTTTCAACAGAGTGA